From a region of the Agrobacterium tumefaciens genome:
- a CDS encoding helix-turn-helix transcriptional regulator: MLDKAQHAKKPNPVDVFVGSKVRARRNSLSISQEKLGAAIGVTFQQIQKYEKGMNRIGAGRLQQISDALGTNPAFFFDGVPSHGVSSNVDQDDLLTFMQRADGLRLARLWMKIGDSEARRKLLGVIELVAAHRSAE, encoded by the coding sequence ATGCTCGATAAAGCACAGCACGCAAAGAAGCCAAACCCGGTCGACGTATTCGTCGGGTCAAAGGTACGCGCCCGCCGCAACTCCCTGTCTATTAGCCAGGAGAAGCTTGGTGCGGCCATCGGCGTGACGTTCCAGCAGATCCAGAAATACGAGAAGGGCATGAACCGGATCGGAGCTGGGCGCTTGCAGCAGATCTCCGATGCACTTGGGACCAACCCTGCATTCTTCTTTGATGGAGTGCCGTCGCACGGTGTTTCCAGCAACGTCGATCAGGATGATTTGCTGACGTTCATGCAGCGCGCAGACGGGCTGCGATTGGCCCGCCTCTGGATGAAGATCGGCGATAGCGAAGCCCGCCGCAAGCTTCTTGGCGTGATCGAACTGGTCGCTGCGCACCGCAGCGCCGAATAA
- a CDS encoding DUF2312 domain-containing protein, whose amino-acid sequence MGRAHNPPQTGQKEAFSREETGESAVEGVAAAELRQFIERVERLEEEKAAIQADIKDVMGEAKGRGYDTKAIRTLIRLRKKDANERIEEETILQTYMAALGME is encoded by the coding sequence ATCGGCAGGGCACATAACCCTCCGCAGACCGGACAGAAAGAAGCTTTCAGCCGAGAAGAGACCGGAGAAAGCGCCGTTGAGGGCGTTGCCGCGGCCGAGCTGCGCCAGTTCATCGAACGCGTCGAGCGTCTCGAGGAAGAGAAGGCAGCGATCCAGGCTGACATCAAGGACGTGATGGGCGAGGCAAAGGGGCGCGGTTACGACACCAAGGCGATCCGCACCCTAATCCGTCTTCGCAAGAAAGACGCCAACGAGCGTATCGAGGAGGAGACCATCCTCCAGACGTACATGGCCGCTCTTGGAATGGAGTGA
- a CDS encoding YdaU family protein — protein sequence MSRRTMPYHRRYQGDALQGYRKLTLEQRGAYTTILDLIYDEGGPIERNERWLAGELNCSLRKVKALLEELIELRKIYITRDKKISNHRAEVEIGNALNISRKRAENGSKRKDNSNEKLEKRNKINDPVQQLLDNCVVIPVPVPDINNNNASVSVETQSPEEVVERFVSADPPAVIPVPNRLIESLDRRTGSGAAAALAARRSRQGGGRW from the coding sequence ATGAGCCGCCGTACCATGCCCTATCACCGCCGGTACCAAGGCGACGCCCTGCAGGGCTACCGCAAGCTCACGCTCGAGCAGCGTGGCGCGTACACGACGATCCTTGACCTGATTTACGACGAGGGCGGACCGATCGAGCGCAACGAACGGTGGCTTGCCGGTGAGCTGAATTGCTCCCTCAGAAAGGTGAAAGCACTCCTCGAGGAGCTGATCGAACTGCGCAAAATCTACATCACGAGGGACAAGAAAATCAGCAATCACCGTGCCGAAGTTGAAATAGGAAACGCGCTGAATATCTCGCGAAAACGAGCTGAAAACGGATCGAAACGAAAAGATAATTCTAACGAAAAACTGGAAAAGAGAAATAAAATCAATGATCCGGTTCAGCAATTGCTCGACAATTGCGTTGTAATACCAGTACCAGTACCAGATATAAATAATAATAACGCTTCGGTATCTGTGGAAACGCAGTCGCCGGAGGAGGTGGTTGAACGGTTTGTTTCAGCCGATCCACCAGCGGTTATTCCTGTCCCCAATCGTCTCATCGAAAGCCTCGACCGTAGAACCGGATCGGGGGCAGCAGCCGCGCTTGCCGCTCGTCGATCGAGGCAGGGAGGTGGCAGGTGGTAA